The window AAGAGTCTGTGATGGAGGGGCTTCGGCACGACGGTTCGTGTTCGACGGCGAGCCCCGAGCGTGAGCGAGTGGGTTCTGGACGTCCGCGGAAACCCACACGCTCAAGCTCGGGGCTCGCAGGAGACGTGTGCCTCCGAGATCGACAGAGCGTGGACCTAGTCGTCCTTCGCCGCTTTCTTGGTTGTCTTCTTCGCGGCCTTCTTGCGGGTCCGCTTGGCGGCCTTCTTCTTGGCTGCTTCGGCGTCGTCGTCTTTGTCCGTTGCCTTCTTGGTGGCTTTCTTGCGAGTCGCCTGTTTCGCAGCCTTCTTCGGAGCTTTGGCTTTGGCTTTGGGCTTCTCTTCCTCGGCTGGCGTCTCGCTCGGAACGGCGGACTCAACCACGATCGGTCGCGACTTCACGAGCTTGCCACGACTGCGGCGCCGACGTTTTGCCGGCGAGGCTTCCTCGGTCGCCTCCGGCTCCGGCTCCGGCTCCGGCTCTGGCTCGGAAGCAGGTTCCGGTTCGGGTTCTGGCTCGGGCGTGCTCGCCGGCACCTCGTCGGCATCGGCCGATGACGATCGCGACCGACGACGCCGACCACGACGAGAGGACTTGGGCTCGTCTTCTTCAGGCTCGTCCGCCGGCTTCTCGTCCGCTTCTGGCTCTGCGACCTCAGCTTCGGCCTCGACCTCTGCGGGTGCGTCGTCCGTCTCGCTGCGACGTGACCGTCGGCGTCGACGGCGACGGCCATTCGCGGGCGGTTCGTCGTCGTCGGGAGTGGGCTCGGTCGACTCGTTCGCTTCTTCGACCACGGGCTGTCCGCCCGACGTGTTTTCTTCGTCAGCGGATCGGCCGCGACGACGACGCCGGCGACGAGAACGTGGTGCCGCAGCCTCGTCGTCCTCATCATCCGCCTCAGGCTCTGCCACAGCGGCCGGTGCCTCGTCGGCCGAGGCCGTCTCGGCTGTCTCGTCCTCCGTCGACTTTCGGCCACGGCGTCGGCGGCGACGACGACTCGGGCCGGCGTCGTCTTCATCATCTGCTGCCTCAGCTTGGACAGCGGACTCGTCGGCAGCATTCGTCTCTGCTTCGACTTCGACTTCTGCCTCGGCTTTGCCTCGGCCACGACCGCGGCGACGACGTCTGCCGCGCGACGGCTTCTCATCCTCGTCGTCTTCCGGCTCGTCCTTCGTCGCTTCGACTTCGTCTTCTGCGGACTCTTCCGCTTTGGCGGTTCGACGCCGTCCGCGACGCCGTCGGCCACGTGCCGGCTTCTCGTCTTCGTACTCTTCTTCCTCGTCGTCGATTTCGTCGTTCGACATCGCCTCGAGGACGGCCTGCATCGGATCGTCGGCGTCGCCACGCTTGGCGGCCTTCTCGGCGATGGCCGCGAGGTCGTCCTCGCTCATCTCGTTCACGTCGCGCAGATCGTCGACGAGCATCAGGCCGTCCTCGTCCACCTCGATGGCGACGTCCGCGGCGGCGGTGGACTCGGTGGTCTTCTTCGATCGCCCACGTCCACCGCGACGCCGGCGACGCTGTCCGCCTTGGTCGACCTGGCCCTCCTCGCGGTGCTTGATGGATTCGATCACGATCGGTCGCCCGTCCGCGTCCTGCAGGTCGAGCTCGACCTGGTCGGCCGCGAGGGACTCGTCCGGCTTGATCTCGATCGGCAGGTTCTCCTTGTGCTCAAGCTTCGCGAGGCCTTCGCGGTTGGCGTTCAACACGTGCAGTGCCGCCCGCGGGTAGAGCCGAACCGTCGCCTTCATGATCCGATCGTCCGCCGCCGCGACGCGCAGCTTGCGCATCACGTCGAGGCTCAGGCTCTCGGGCGTCTTGATGTAGCCGGTTCCGCGACTCCACGGGCACGGCTCGTAGACGCTCTTGCGGAGGTCCGGCCGCATCCGCTGACGTGTGATTTCGACGATGCCGAATTCGGACATCATCAGGTGACGGCTCTTGGCACGGTCCCGCTTGAAGTTCTCTTCCAGCCGATCGTGCAGCGCCTGTCGGTGCCGGGCGAAGCGGAGGTCGATGAAGTCGACGATGACGATGCCGCCGAGGTCGCGCAGGCGAAGCTGCCGGCAGACTTCGTCGGCCGCTTCGAGGTCCATTCGGAAGGCGGTTTCCTCGGCGTCGCCGTGTTCGCGGAACTTGCCGGTGTTGACGTCGATGGCGACGATCGCCTCGGTTGAGTCGATGACCAGCGAGCCGCCGTTGGCCATCGGCACGTGGCGGCTGAACATCGTCTCCACCTCGCGCTCCACGCCCGTCGCGTGGAAGAGCGGCACCTGACCTTCGTACAGCTGCACGTCGACCTTCGTCCGCGGCATCAGCAGCTTGAAGAACTGCCGCACGCGGACAGCCGTCTCCGGGTCGTCGACGATGATGCGGTCGACATCGCTCGACCAGACGTCGCGCACAGTCCGGGTGACGAGGTCGCCCTCGCTGTAGAGGAGCGCTGGGGCCTTGGCACCCTTTCGGGCCTTGTCGATCTCGCCCCAGACGCGGCTGAGATACTTGAAGTCGCGCTCGAGTTCGAGCTTGGCCTTGCCCTCGCCGGCGGTGCGGATGATGAAGCCGACGTCCTTGGGCGGTTCGAGGCCGTCGAGAACTTTGCGTAGGCGACGTCGCTCAGTCTCGTCCTCGATGTTCTTGCTGACGCCCATCTGCCCGACGCCCGGCATGGCGACCAGGAACCGGCCGGGAATCGACGGATAGCTCGTCAGCGTCGGGCCCTTGGTGCCGATGCCTTCCTTGATGATCTGGACGACGATGCGATCGCCGCGACGAAGGCAGTCCTGGATTGGCGGGCGATCGCGTCGGCCAATCTTCTTGCCGACACGTTCGTTGATCCGGTCCCACTTGCCACCTTCTGGAAAGTGATCGGGGTGAAGGTCCTGGACGTGGAGGAAGCCGTTTCGGCCGTAGCCGAAGTCGACGAAGGCGGCCTGGATGGAGCCTTCGACGTTGGTGACCTTGCCGAGATAAATGTTGCCGACGTTGGAGGCGGCGTTGTCACGTTCGAGGTAGATCTCCTCGAGGCGTCCCTCTTCGACGAGGGCGACGCGGACTTCCTCTCCGCGTGAGACGTTGACGAGTAATTCCTTGGCCATGCGTGTCGCGGGAGCGGCCTTTGGGTCGGGTGGCGGCGCGGACACTTCCGGGAAGACGCTCGGCGGCTGCGGCGTTGCCGGTGGTTGGGCAACGGGTGGGCTGGGCTCGTCGTCCGGCTCGCTCGGAGCGTCGCCGGTCGCTGGACGCGGCGGTTCCTCCTGGAGCGAGCTGTCGGTGGGTGGGGTGGTCCGTGTCGCGACCGAGGGCTCGGCCGGCTCCCCTCCGTGAGGGGGTGAGGCCCCTAGTTCCAGGGGCGGGCTCGCCTCGGCTTGCGGCATCGTGCCGGGCTCGGGCGAGGGGGTCTGTTGGGGTGGTTCGTGAGGGGTAACGGCACCGCCGCCCGCACGCCAAATCGAAACCACCGCGCCGACAAGGCGCGACAGTCGAGACTTGGCGGAGGACTTGGTCACGCGTCATCATCGGGCAGCAGGCGGCGCATCTCTTCTTGCAGGTAATGCACCACTTGACGTTCGCTGTCGAAGCTCATGACGCGTCGGCCGACGTCTCGGGCGTGCTTGGCGGTGGTGTGGCGGATGACCCGCTTCACCACCGGCACGTCGGGGCCGTTCATGCTGAACGTGGACAGGCCCAGGCCCAGCAGGAGCAAAGTGTAGAGCGGCTCGCCGGCCATTTCCCCGCAAACGCTTACGCCGATCTCCGCTCGCTTCCCGGCTCGAATGACGCCGCGAATCAGGCTCAAGACCGCAGGGTGCGCCGGGTTGAAGAGCCCCGCCACGCGCTCGTTGGTCCTATCGACTGCCAGCGTGTACTGGATGAGGTCGTTGGTCCCGATGCTGAAAAAGTCGACTTCGCGTGCGAACTGCGGCGCCATCAGCGCCGCCGACGGCACCTCGATCATCATGCCGATCGGAATGTTCCGTCGGAACGGCAGGTCCTCGTCTTCGAGCTCCTCCTCGACGTCGTGGAGCACCATTTTGGCCTGACGCAGCTCCATGATCGTTGTGATCATCGGGAACATGATGCGGACGTCGGCGTTCTTCGTGGCGGCGCTGGCGCGGAGGATCGCCCGCAGCTGCCGCTTGAACATCGGCAGGTCGTGCAGGCACAGCCGGATGCTGCGATCGCCCAGGAACGGGTTCCGCTCCTGCGGCCGACCCTCGTAGCGACGTCGCGTCTCGCTCGGCACGTCCGTCGAAGACCGGGTCTCGTCTGCGTACTTGTCGGCGCCGAGGTCGAGCGTCCGGATGACCAGCGGCCGACCTTCGAGCCGGCGGACGGCGTCGGCATAGGCGGCGAAGTGCTCCTCCTCCGTCGGCTCGTGATCGCTGGCGAGGTAGAGGAACTCCGTGCGATAGAGCCCGATGCCGCCGGCCCCGCGGGCCAGCACGTCGTCGATCTCGCTGGGAAACTCGATGTTGGCCAGCATCTCGACCCGCTGGCCGTCTTGCGTCTCGGCCGGGAGGTCGCGGAGGCGATCAAGGTCGGCCGTCTGCGCCGCACGCCGAACGGCTCGCTCTCGGTACTCGATGAGCTGCTCGTCGGTCGGGTCGATGACGATGAGCCCGTTGGTCCCGTCAATGACGACGACGTCGCCGCCCGTGATGGCCGAGGTCGCGTCGCCCAGGCCGACGACCGCCGGGATGTTCATCGCGCGGGCGACGATGGCCGTGTGGCTCGTGCGTCCGCCGGCATCCGTGGCGAAGCCGAGGACACGCTGGCGATCGAGCGCCGCCGTCTGGCTCGGGAGGAGATCCGGCGCCACGACGACGACGTCGCGCTCGAGTCGGCCGAGGCTTTCTTGACGTTCGCCGATGAGGTGACGCAGGACGCGTCGCTCGACGTCGTACACGTCTTTGGCGCGAGCAGCGAGATACTCGTCCGGCATCCGCTCGAACCGCTTGGCCAGGCGACGCATGGTCTGGCTGGTCGCGTATTCCGCGCTGAATTGCTCCGCCCGGACGGCCTCGGAGACGTCCTTGACCAGCTTCGGATCGCCCAGCAGCCCGATGTGGAAGTCGAAGATGCCCGCGACGTCCTTGCCGTGCTCATCGGCGACGCTGGCCGAGAGCGCGGCCAGCTCTTCCCGCGCCTTGCCGACGGCGTCATCGAGCCGGCCGACCTCGGCCTCGACCTCCTGTGCATCGACCTGTCGCTTGCGAATGACGACGTCCTCGGCATCGAGAACGACAGACGGTGCAATTGAAACGCCCGGCGAGACTCCAATGCCTTTGAGAACCTGCATGCGACGACAGACCGCCCTGCGGCCGATGCGGCATGGTACCGGCTCCGGCAACGCACGCCCAGCCGAGCGCGACGTCGCACGCGTGATATCGTGAGCACGATCACTCGATCACTCGATCACTCGATCGCTTGGAGGAGCGCCATGTCCAAACACCCATCTCGCCTCACCCAGTTCTTCGTCCTAACGCTGTTTGTCCCGATGACCGCCCTGGTCGGCGGCTGCACGACTTCGGCGGATCAGCCGAAGGTGGTCTCGTCGACCGACGGCGTCGTCATTTCAGAGACACAGTGGAACGGCTGGGAGGCTCTTCGACTCACGAGCGACTCGACGACTGCCGTCGTGGTTCCAGACATCGGGCGTGTGATGCACTACGGACGCGTCGGTGACGGCGACGAAGGCAACGTCTTGTGGCGCGACCCCGCACTGAACGGCGTGCCTTGGGACAAAGAGCCGGGCGATTGGCAGAACTACGGCGGCGACAAGGCGTGGCCTTGGCCACAGACTGATGAGGAAGGCTGGGAGCAGCTTCAGGAAGGCGGCTGGCCGCCACCGCTGCCTTTCCGCGGTGTCGCGTGGTCGTCCGACGTTGAAGGCGCTGTCGTTCGACTCGATCTCCCCGAGATCGTCGAGCAGCTCAACGTCCGCGTGCATCGAACGGTCGAAATGAAGCCCAATGGCAATCTTGTTGTGGCGACAACATTCGAGCCTGTCGGCGGTGACGGGCTCGACTACGGAGCGTGGCACGTCACGCAGATTCCGCTCCAGCAAGCAACTGCCGTCGTCGTGGGCCGGGAGGAAGGTGCCCTTGCTCCCAACTGGATGGGCAACGATGGTCGTTCAGGAGAACTCTTCGAGTTCGTCAGGCCGTTGCCCGACGTGGGCGAGCGACCGTCGGCCGCAATTGTGCCGCTAGAACAATCGGCGAAGGTCGGATTCGATAGCGATGTCCTCGCCGCCGGATTAGAACGGCCCGGCGGTGACGTCGCGTTTGTTCAACGTGTGGTGTTGGCCGAGGGAGAGCGCGACCTTCTGGCCG is drawn from Planctomycetota bacterium and contains these coding sequences:
- a CDS encoding Rne/Rng family ribonuclease; translated protein: MAKELLVNVSRGEEVRVALVEEGRLEEIYLERDNAASNVGNIYLGKVTNVEGSIQAAFVDFGYGRNGFLHVQDLHPDHFPEGGKWDRINERVGKKIGRRDRPPIQDCLRRGDRIVVQIIKEGIGTKGPTLTSYPSIPGRFLVAMPGVGQMGVSKNIEDETERRRLRKVLDGLEPPKDVGFIIRTAGEGKAKLELERDFKYLSRVWGEIDKARKGAKAPALLYSEGDLVTRTVRDVWSSDVDRIIVDDPETAVRVRQFFKLLMPRTKVDVQLYEGQVPLFHATGVEREVETMFSRHVPMANGGSLVIDSTEAIVAIDVNTGKFREHGDAEETAFRMDLEAADEVCRQLRLRDLGGIVIVDFIDLRFARHRQALHDRLEENFKRDRAKSRHLMMSEFGIVEITRQRMRPDLRKSVYEPCPWSRGTGYIKTPESLSLDVMRKLRVAAADDRIMKATVRLYPRAALHVLNANREGLAKLEHKENLPIEIKPDESLAADQVELDLQDADGRPIVIESIKHREEGQVDQGGQRRRRRGGRGRSKKTTESTAAADVAIEVDEDGLMLVDDLRDVNEMSEDDLAAIAEKAAKRGDADDPMQAVLEAMSNDEIDDEEEEYEDEKPARGRRRRGRRRTAKAEESAEDEVEATKDEPEDDEDEKPSRGRRRRRGRGRGKAEAEVEVEAETNAADESAVQAEAADDEDDAGPSRRRRRRRGRKSTEDETAETASADEAPAAVAEPEADDEDDEAAAPRSRRRRRRRGRSADEENTSGGQPVVEEANESTEPTPDDDEPPANGRRRRRRRSRRSETDDAPAEVEAEAEVAEPEADEKPADEPEEDEPKSSRRGRRRRSRSSSADADEVPASTPEPEPEPEPASEPEPEPEPEPEATEEASPAKRRRRSRGKLVKSRPIVVESAVPSETPAEEEKPKAKAKAPKKAAKQATRKKATKKATDKDDDAEAAKKKAAKRTRKKAAKKTTKKAAKDD
- the ptsP gene encoding phosphoenolpyruvate--protein phosphotransferase, with translation MQVLKGIGVSPGVSIAPSVVLDAEDVVIRKRQVDAQEVEAEVGRLDDAVGKAREELAALSASVADEHGKDVAGIFDFHIGLLGDPKLVKDVSEAVRAEQFSAEYATSQTMRRLAKRFERMPDEYLAARAKDVYDVERRVLRHLIGERQESLGRLERDVVVVAPDLLPSQTAALDRQRVLGFATDAGGRTSHTAIVARAMNIPAVVGLGDATSAITGGDVVVIDGTNGLIVIDPTDEQLIEYRERAVRRAAQTADLDRLRDLPAETQDGQRVEMLANIEFPSEIDDVLARGAGGIGLYRTEFLYLASDHEPTEEEHFAAYADAVRRLEGRPLVIRTLDLGADKYADETRSSTDVPSETRRRYEGRPQERNPFLGDRSIRLCLHDLPMFKRQLRAILRASAATKNADVRIMFPMITTIMELRQAKMVLHDVEEELEDEDLPFRRNIPIGMMIEVPSAALMAPQFAREVDFFSIGTNDLIQYTLAVDRTNERVAGLFNPAHPAVLSLIRGVIRAGKRAEIGVSVCGEMAGEPLYTLLLLGLGLSTFSMNGPDVPVVKRVIRHTTAKHARDVGRRVMSFDSERQVVHYLQEEMRRLLPDDDA